A single Acidobacteriota bacterium DNA region contains:
- a CDS encoding aminotransferase class V-fold PLP-dependent enzyme: MTVNTTRRRFLRTLAAAGVVRPLLSGRPAGAQPSHGGPAPEGLWEEVRRQFAFRDEHIPMNAANLCPSPRVVADRVSELTRDIDVDCSFPNRAKFGPLLEASREAVASQLGVTADEIALVRNTSEANNVINAGLPLDAGDEVVVWDQNHPTNNVAWEVRAARYGFGVTRVTTPAAPSGVDELVTVFQRALSPRTRVLALTHVSNVSGVRLPVRELCEVAHRRGIHVHVDGAQSWGALDVNLRDLGCDSYTGSAHKWFLGPKEVGLLYVRADRVEDVWPGVVAPSWGNDVAPRPRGARKFESLGQRDDAALAAVGTTVAFQDRLGMARIEARVVELATLLKAGLREAGFELITPAAPELSGGVAIAAVDSARRGALVTALYERHGVAGAATGGLRLCPHVYNTREHVERAIRGAGELRHRTV; encoded by the coding sequence ATGACAGTCAATACCACCCGGCGGCGGTTCCTGCGGACGCTGGCGGCGGCCGGCGTCGTCCGTCCGCTCCTCTCCGGTCGTCCGGCGGGCGCCCAGCCGTCGCATGGCGGCCCCGCGCCGGAGGGGCTCTGGGAGGAGGTCCGGCGGCAGTTCGCGTTCCGCGACGAACACATCCCGATGAACGCGGCCAACCTCTGCCCATCGCCCCGCGTCGTGGCCGATCGGGTGAGCGAGCTGACGCGCGACATCGACGTCGATTGCTCGTTCCCGAACCGCGCGAAGTTCGGGCCGCTGCTCGAGGCGTCGCGCGAGGCGGTCGCGAGCCAGCTCGGCGTCACCGCGGACGAGATCGCACTAGTGCGCAATACGAGCGAGGCGAACAACGTCATCAACGCCGGGCTGCCGCTCGACGCCGGGGACGAGGTCGTCGTCTGGGACCAGAATCACCCCACCAACAACGTCGCCTGGGAGGTCCGGGCCGCCCGCTACGGATTCGGGGTGACGCGGGTGACGACCCCGGCGGCGCCGTCCGGGGTCGACGAGCTGGTGACGGTGTTCCAGCGCGCGCTCTCGCCCCGAACGCGGGTCCTGGCCCTGACGCACGTATCCAACGTGAGCGGCGTGCGGCTTCCCGTGCGGGAGTTGTGCGAGGTGGCTCACCGCCGCGGGATTCACGTGCACGTCGATGGCGCGCAGAGCTGGGGCGCGCTTGACGTGAACCTGCGGGACCTCGGCTGCGATTCCTATACCGGCAGCGCGCACAAGTGGTTTCTCGGACCGAAGGAGGTGGGACTGCTCTACGTCCGGGCCGATCGGGTCGAAGACGTCTGGCCAGGCGTCGTCGCCCCAAGCTGGGGCAACGACGTGGCCCCGAGGCCGCGCGGCGCCCGCAAGTTCGAGTCGCTGGGGCAGCGCGACGACGCGGCGCTGGCCGCCGTCGGCACCACCGTCGCGTTCCAGGACCGTCTCGGAATGGCGCGTATCGAAGCGCGGGTGGTTGAGCTGGCGACGCTGCTGAAGGCCGGGTTGCGGGAAGCCGGTTTCGAGCTGATCACGCCGGCGGCGCCCGAGTTGAGCGGCGGCGTCGCGATTGCCGCGGTCGACTCCGCGCGGCGCGGTGCGCTGGTTACCGCCCTGTATGAGCGGCATGGCGTGGCCGGAGCGGCGACCGGAGGCCTTCGCCTCTGCCCGCACGTCTACAACACGCGCGAACACGTGGAGCGCGCCATCCGCGGCGCGGGGGAGCTTCGCCACCGGACGGTGTAG
- a CDS encoding Zn-dependent exopeptidase M28 gives MRATVAGLAVVVALAIAASDRSVVAEQRLTGSSDGADDPIAVLVGRLDLERYKAVIKGLTQFGDRRQGTQRNRDAVDWIEAQLEAAGCPTERLHYTYDPPPREGGARRGGAGRDSLNPTEPTPTGGRIGRNGSGPGGSSIFGYRARTGVVRDPLMQPDEALRALNLEEPTNGERSQVYCTKVGATRPDEMYILGAHMDGHGFGEAADDDASGTALVMELARILSAPDVRTDVSIRFALWNDEETGLNGSRAYVEQRRERQGLEDPPGSGRFPEPRWLGMIQHDMMLFDHGAPGPDGVVSRDQRPEADVNIEFQSNSDLADESRDLAFRFKAANDAYATDYPATVGPHMTNTDSTPFMNVTPSISLRENERGMHIGAGWNPHWHQPTDLYVTFTDDDFRLGLNAAQTTLAAIAELAGATIAR, from the coding sequence ATGCGTGCGACCGTGGCAGGATTGGCCGTCGTGGTGGCGCTGGCCATCGCGGCAAGTGACCGGAGCGTCGTCGCGGAGCAGCGGCTCACGGGTTCGTCCGACGGCGCGGACGACCCCATCGCCGTGCTTGTCGGCCGGCTCGATCTGGAACGCTACAAGGCAGTCATCAAGGGCCTGACGCAGTTCGGCGACCGGCGGCAGGGAACGCAACGCAACCGAGACGCCGTCGACTGGATAGAGGCGCAGCTTGAGGCGGCCGGTTGTCCCACCGAGCGGCTGCACTACACCTACGATCCCCCGCCGCGGGAGGGCGGCGCCAGACGCGGCGGCGCCGGGCGGGACTCGTTGAATCCGACCGAACCGACGCCGACCGGCGGACGTATCGGACGCAACGGAAGTGGTCCGGGCGGAAGCTCCATCTTCGGCTACCGGGCGCGCACCGGGGTCGTTCGCGATCCGCTGATGCAGCCGGACGAAGCACTGCGCGCGCTTAACCTGGAGGAGCCGACCAACGGCGAGCGATCGCAGGTGTATTGCACCAAGGTGGGCGCCACGCGGCCCGACGAGATGTACATCCTCGGCGCGCACATGGACGGGCACGGGTTCGGCGAGGCGGCCGACGACGACGCGTCGGGGACGGCGCTGGTGATGGAGCTGGCCCGTATCTTGAGCGCGCCGGACGTGCGGACCGACGTATCAATACGCTTTGCCCTCTGGAACGACGAAGAAACCGGACTCAACGGCAGCCGCGCCTACGTCGAGCAGCGACGCGAGCGGCAGGGCCTGGAAGACCCGCCCGGGTCGGGCCGTTTTCCGGAGCCGCGCTGGCTCGGGATGATCCAGCACGACATGATGCTGTTCGACCACGGGGCGCCGGGACCGGACGGCGTGGTCAGCCGGGATCAGCGGCCTGAGGCGGACGTCAACATCGAATTCCAGTCGAACTCGGATCTGGCCGACGAGTCGCGCGACCTGGCGTTCCGGTTCAAGGCGGCCAACGATGCCTACGCGACGGACTATCCGGCGACCGTCGGCCCCCACATGACCAACACCGACTCGACCCCGTTCATGAACGTCACGCCATCCATCAGCCTGCGGGAGAACGAGCGCGGCATGCACATCGGAGCCGGCTGGAATCCTCATTGGCATCAGCCGACCGACCTCTACGTCACGTTCACCGATGACGACTTCCGGCTCGGACTGAACGCGGCGCAGACGACGCTGGCCGCCATAGCCGAGCTGGCCGGAGCGACGATCGCCCGATAG
- the lepA gene encoding elongation factor 4, translating into MNHRQIRNFSIIAHIDHGKSTLADRFLELTGALRPREMEAQVLDSMDLERERGITIKAHAVRLSYVAADDETYILNLIDTPGHVDFSYEVARALAACEGALLLVDASQGVEAQTVANAYLAVDHDLEIVPVINKVDLPGALPDEAALQIEDLVGLDPSTALLASAKEGLGTREILEAVVRQVPPPAGDPEGPLKALIFDSWYDAYRGVIILVRVVDGAVRPGMKVRFMAAAHDCEVEQVGVFSPKPQGVDALGVGEVGFIIANVKNVSDARIGDTVTEAAFPTADPFPGFREMKPMVFAGLYPVESHEYADLREALEKLRLNDASFFFEPETSVALGFGFRCGFLGLLHMEIVQERLEREFDMDLVTTAPGVLYRVTTTDGEVIEIDSPAKLPDAGRIEVVEEPVITAMILTPADHVGAILKLCQEKRGVQRGLEYHAAHRVMITYELPFNEVVLDFYDRLKTISRGYASLDYHVSGYWTSPLVKLDLLVNGDPVDALSIIVHRENAYARGRALVTRMRKLIPRQMFEVAIQAAIGTSIIARDTVRPLRKNVLAKCYGGDITRKRKLLEKQKEGKRRMKRVGSVEIPQEAFLAVLRVGDDEQAAGKTSRANR; encoded by the coding sequence ATGAACCACCGCCAGATCCGCAATTTCTCCATCATTGCGCACATAGACCATGGGAAGTCGACCCTCGCGGATAGATTCCTCGAGCTGACGGGCGCGCTTCGTCCGCGCGAGATGGAAGCCCAGGTGCTCGATTCGATGGACCTGGAGCGCGAGCGCGGGATCACGATCAAGGCGCATGCGGTGCGCCTCAGCTACGTGGCGGCGGACGACGAGACCTACATTCTCAATCTGATCGACACACCGGGTCATGTCGACTTCTCGTACGAGGTGGCCCGCGCCCTCGCCGCGTGCGAGGGGGCATTGCTGCTCGTCGACGCCTCGCAGGGCGTGGAGGCGCAGACGGTCGCGAACGCGTACCTGGCCGTCGATCACGACCTGGAGATCGTTCCGGTCATCAACAAGGTGGATCTGCCGGGCGCCCTGCCGGACGAGGCGGCGCTGCAGATCGAGGATCTGGTCGGTCTCGATCCATCGACGGCGCTCCTGGCGAGCGCGAAGGAGGGTCTCGGGACCAGGGAGATCCTCGAGGCGGTGGTCCGGCAGGTGCCGCCCCCGGCCGGTGATCCGGAGGGGCCGCTCAAGGCGCTCATCTTCGATTCGTGGTACGACGCCTACCGTGGCGTCATCATCCTGGTACGCGTCGTCGACGGTGCGGTCCGCCCCGGCATGAAGGTCCGCTTCATGGCCGCGGCGCACGACTGCGAAGTGGAGCAGGTCGGAGTCTTTTCCCCGAAGCCCCAGGGAGTGGACGCGCTCGGGGTCGGCGAGGTAGGTTTCATCATCGCCAACGTCAAGAACGTCTCCGACGCGCGAATCGGCGACACCGTGACCGAGGCGGCCTTCCCGACCGCGGACCCCTTCCCGGGCTTCCGCGAGATGAAGCCGATGGTGTTCGCCGGCCTCTACCCGGTGGAGAGCCACGAGTACGCCGACCTGCGCGAAGCGCTCGAGAAGCTGCGGCTCAACGACGCCTCCTTCTTCTTCGAGCCGGAGACCTCCGTCGCCCTCGGCTTCGGCTTCCGCTGCGGCTTCCTCGGTCTGTTGCACATGGAGATCGTGCAGGAGCGCCTGGAGCGCGAGTTCGACATGGACCTGGTGACGACGGCTCCCGGCGTCCTCTACCGGGTCACGACTACCGACGGCGAAGTGATCGAGATCGACTCTCCGGCCAAGCTCCCCGACGCGGGGCGGATTGAGGTGGTCGAGGAGCCGGTGATCACGGCGATGATCCTGACGCCGGCGGACCATGTGGGAGCCATCCTGAAGCTCTGCCAGGAGAAGCGGGGCGTGCAGCGCGGCCTTGAGTACCACGCCGCGCACCGGGTCATGATCACCTACGAGCTGCCCTTCAACGAGGTGGTCCTCGACTTCTACGACCGGCTGAAGACCATCTCCCGGGGCTATGCGTCGCTCGACTATCATGTGAGCGGGTACTGGACGTCGCCGCTCGTGAAGCTGGATCTGCTCGTCAACGGGGATCCGGTTGACGCACTGTCGATCATCGTCCACCGCGAGAACGCCTACGCGCGCGGCAGGGCGTTGGTCACCCGGATGCGCAAGCTGATACCGCGCCAGATGTTCGAAGTCGCGATTCAGGCGGCGATCGGAACCAGCATCATCGCGCGCGACACGGTCCGGCCGCTCCGGAAGAACGTCCTCGCGAAGTGCTACGGCGGCGACATCACGCGCAAGCGGAAGCTGCTGGAGAAGCAGAAGGAAGGGAAGCGCCGGATGAAGCGGGTGGGCAGCGTCGAGATTCCCCAGGAGGCGTTTCTCGCCGTGCTCCGCGTCGGCGACGACGAACAGGCCGCCGGCAAGACCAGCCGGGCCAACAGGTGA
- a CDS encoding YggS family pyridoxal phosphate-dependent enzyme, with protein MSTPPSTDRLAANIRSVRDRITRAARADGRDAGDVRLVAVSKTFPLEAIAAAAAGGLEDFGENRVQEALAKMDRASDPLPIRWHLIGHLQSNKARQAAARFDWIHSVDSLKLLRRLDAAALDAGTRPKLLIQADLAGEAKKHGAGADEVQRLFDAAADCRAVDVRGLMLMPPWNADPEQTRPYFRRLRELRDTLRHKCVPEPALAELSMGMSHDFEVAIAEGATMVRVGTALFGRRTPPV; from the coding sequence CTGAGCACGCCGCCGTCCACGGATCGGCTCGCCGCGAACATCCGTTCCGTCCGGGACCGTATCACACGCGCCGCGCGCGCCGACGGCCGTGACGCCGGAGACGTTCGGCTCGTTGCCGTCTCGAAGACCTTCCCGCTGGAGGCGATCGCCGCGGCCGCCGCCGGCGGGCTCGAAGACTTCGGGGAGAACCGCGTGCAGGAGGCGCTCGCCAAGATGGACCGGGCCTCCGACCCGTTGCCGATCCGCTGGCACCTTATCGGTCACCTGCAGTCGAACAAGGCACGCCAGGCAGCGGCCAGGTTCGACTGGATTCACTCGGTCGACAGCTTGAAGCTGCTTCGCCGCCTCGACGCCGCCGCCCTCGATGCCGGCACGCGACCAAAGCTCCTGATCCAGGCCGATCTGGCGGGTGAAGCGAAGAAACACGGCGCGGGCGCAGACGAAGTGCAGCGCCTCTTCGACGCCGCCGCGGACTGCCGCGCCGTGGACGTGCGCGGCCTGATGCTGATGCCTCCCTGGAACGCCGATCCGGAGCAGACCCGCCCGTACTTTCGCCGCCTCCGCGAATTGCGCGACACCTTGCGGCACAAGTGTGTGCCGGAACCTGCCCTCGCGGAACTCTCCATGGGCATGAGTCACGACTTCGAGGTCGCCATCGCCGAGGGCGCGACGATGGTCCGCGTCGGCACCGCTCTGTTTGGGCGACGGACGCCGCCCGTGTGA
- a CDS encoding TonB-dependent receptor, with protein sequence MPETSHPRSLLVGAVATMLLLPALCTAAQQTNQDQTEEQAGEEPVTFAETVVVTASRVEQEIINAPATVTVIGAEAIEAQSVMSIGELVRQVPGVNVIQTSNRDFNVTSRGATGTLSPSQIVMIDGRTVYQDFYGFVAWDVLPITPDNIERVEVVRGPASAVWGANAMSGVVNLITKRPRDMLGTTLDINFGTFDRSLPGHEMEPGSTFSVMGTHAAAPTDSFAYKMSVGYTESAAFARPVGEVPNITGRTQLYPTVGALDSRTPKFDFRGDWDAPDGVSHIRVSAGYGGSQGTLHTGIGPFELRPGTRMAYSRLQYQRNNFEIGGFVNSSYSPFRTLLVQDANGLIDGEMLSNTMDLSFSNTTVIGTRNILSYGGNVRQITMRFDLGPAGDGRNEQGFYIQDEIFLHDRFRWIIGGRADRVSTLDDVRFSPRTTFIFKPANDHSIRVSYNKAFRAPSLTDSFLDVNILQPVHLPLGDLVGAVLGPAAAQLPIPLPGTIDYLLPLHAAGSHALNRPLGAENLTAYELAYAGGIGNRVGVTAAFYVNDITDSIDFTELSYYSTANPPDNWNSSLAGLRHFAATLPAVLPPGALPPHLAPFLSAVAQNPAVLVDLLAIFGGRLPAELTYVNRGFIRNKGLELGMNAAVTNRVNTYVNYSWQADPEVRDWDPNAYNIPSAHRFNAGIDARNDRLSASLTVNHTTGAFWSDVLGPDFHGWTEPFTMVNASVGLSFAEGRFNPRIQVTNLLNQEIQQHIFGDVLKRQVMGQLHMAF encoded by the coding sequence GTGCCCGAAACCTCACATCCGAGATCCCTGCTCGTTGGCGCCGTGGCCACCATGCTGCTCCTCCCGGCCCTGTGCACGGCGGCGCAACAGACCAACCAGGACCAGACGGAGGAACAAGCCGGGGAAGAGCCGGTCACGTTCGCGGAAACCGTCGTCGTGACCGCGTCCCGCGTCGAGCAGGAGATCATCAACGCGCCGGCAACGGTGACCGTGATCGGAGCGGAGGCGATCGAGGCGCAGTCCGTCATGAGCATCGGCGAACTGGTCCGCCAGGTGCCTGGCGTCAACGTCATCCAGACGTCGAACCGCGACTTCAACGTTACGAGCCGGGGCGCCACGGGCACGCTCTCCCCGTCGCAGATCGTGATGATAGATGGCCGGACGGTCTACCAGGACTTCTATGGCTTTGTTGCCTGGGACGTGCTTCCCATCACCCCGGACAACATCGAGCGGGTGGAGGTGGTGCGTGGCCCCGCCTCCGCCGTATGGGGGGCCAATGCGATGTCCGGCGTCGTCAACCTGATCACGAAGCGGCCGCGCGACATGCTGGGGACGACGCTCGACATCAACTTCGGGACATTCGACCGGAGCCTCCCCGGCCACGAGATGGAACCGGGGTCTACCTTTTCGGTGATGGGGACCCACGCGGCCGCACCGACCGATAGCTTCGCCTACAAGATGTCCGTCGGTTACACGGAGTCAGCCGCGTTCGCCCGGCCGGTCGGTGAGGTTCCGAACATTACCGGCCGGACGCAACTCTATCCCACCGTTGGCGCGCTCGACAGCCGGACGCCGAAATTCGACTTTCGCGGCGACTGGGACGCGCCTGACGGCGTGAGCCACATCAGAGTCAGCGCCGGCTACGGTGGCAGTCAGGGCACCCTCCACACCGGCATCGGCCCGTTCGAATTGAGGCCGGGCACACGGATGGCGTACAGCCGGCTGCAGTACCAGCGAAACAACTTCGAGATAGGCGGCTTCGTCAATTCCAGCTACTCGCCCTTCCGGACCCTGCTGGTTCAGGATGCCAACGGGCTGATCGACGGAGAGATGCTCTCGAACACGATGGACCTCAGCTTCTCGAACACCACCGTGATCGGCACGCGGAACATCCTGAGCTACGGCGGAAACGTCCGGCAGATCACCATGCGCTTCGATCTGGGGCCGGCCGGGGACGGCCGGAACGAGCAGGGGTTCTACATCCAGGACGAGATCTTCCTCCACGACCGGTTCCGCTGGATCATCGGTGGACGCGCGGACCGGGTCAGCACGCTGGATGACGTCCGATTCTCGCCCCGGACGACGTTCATCTTCAAGCCGGCGAACGATCACTCCATCCGGGTCTCGTACAACAAGGCCTTCCGCGCTCCCTCGCTCACCGACAGCTTCCTCGACGTGAATATCCTGCAGCCGGTCCACCTGCCACTGGGGGATCTGGTCGGCGCCGTGCTGGGACCGGCGGCCGCGCAGTTGCCGATTCCGCTGCCAGGCACGATCGACTATCTCCTGCCGTTGCACGCCGCCGGGTCCCACGCCCTTAATCGGCCGCTCGGGGCCGAGAACCTGACCGCGTACGAGCTGGCCTACGCCGGCGGCATCGGCAATCGTGTCGGGGTAACGGCGGCCTTCTACGTCAACGACATCACCGACAGCATCGACTTTACGGAGCTGTCGTACTATTCGACGGCGAACCCGCCGGACAACTGGAACAGCAGTCTTGCCGGACTGCGGCACTTTGCCGCCACGTTGCCGGCCGTGCTGCCGCCCGGCGCCTTGCCGCCGCACCTCGCGCCGTTCCTGAGTGCGGTGGCGCAGAATCCGGCCGTCCTGGTCGATTTGCTGGCCATCTTCGGCGGCCGGCTGCCGGCGGAGCTCACCTACGTCAACCGGGGGTTCATCCGGAACAAGGGGCTCGAGCTGGGGATGAACGCCGCGGTAACGAATCGGGTCAACACCTACGTCAATTATTCCTGGCAGGCGGATCCGGAGGTTCGCGACTGGGATCCGAACGCCTACAACATCCCCTCGGCGCACCGCTTCAACGCCGGCATCGACGCCCGCAACGACCGGCTGTCGGCCAGCCTCACCGTGAATCACACGACCGGGGCGTTCTGGTCCGACGTGCTGGGGCCGGACTTCCACGGCTGGACCGAGCCGTTCACGATGGTGAACGCCAGCGTCGGCCTCAGTTTTGCGGAGGGTCGGTTCAACCCGAGGATCCAGGTGACGAACCTGCTGAATCAGGAAATCCAGCAACACATCTTCGGCGACGTCCTGAAGCGGCAGGTGATGGGCCAGTTGCACATGGCCTTCTAG
- a CDS encoding tetratricopeptide repeat protein, with product MIRCNGAALAVLLWAGAALAQATGAVQGAVADADGASIEGALVILLPMREGSEAIELETGADGRFAHPDVPSGFYTVTAALGDQRSEVYRIQVRDGRVADIRFILEAGRSATPWLGAGGDESELDSLFDAGVAANRNGAYAEAITYFNLGAQLFPGCVECYYNAGVAHGALEQWDEAERAFHGALSVQPEYTAAYYGLSDIYGKSGRPEDAIAAREEATRLTLAAIATNREQASDAVELGIVLREAGNLEGARARFEEATTHDPQYAPAYYWLGVTLSDLSDPAASTAALYRYLALDETGEYADDARSRLAALDP from the coding sequence ATGATCCGATGCAACGGCGCGGCGCTCGCCGTCCTCCTCTGGGCCGGCGCGGCGCTCGCCCAGGCGACGGGCGCTGTCCAGGGCGCCGTGGCCGACGCCGATGGCGCTTCGATCGAGGGCGCGTTGGTGATCCTCCTCCCGATGCGCGAGGGGAGTGAAGCGATCGAACTCGAAACCGGAGCGGACGGCCGGTTCGCTCACCCCGACGTCCCGTCCGGGTTCTATACCGTCACCGCGGCCTTGGGGGATCAGCGGAGCGAGGTCTATCGAATCCAGGTTCGCGACGGCCGCGTGGCGGACATCCGCTTCATCCTAGAAGCGGGACGTAGCGCCACGCCCTGGCTCGGCGCCGGCGGCGACGAGTCGGAACTCGATTCGCTCTTCGATGCGGGCGTCGCCGCGAACCGGAATGGCGCGTACGCCGAGGCGATCACCTACTTCAATCTCGGCGCGCAGCTCTTTCCCGGTTGCGTCGAGTGCTATTACAACGCCGGCGTCGCGCACGGCGCCCTCGAGCAATGGGACGAAGCCGAGCGTGCTTTCCACGGCGCCCTCTCGGTGCAGCCCGAATACACCGCCGCGTACTACGGCCTGTCGGACATCTACGGGAAGTCGGGGCGGCCGGAAGACGCGATCGCCGCCCGCGAAGAGGCCACCCGGCTGACGCTCGCCGCCATCGCCACGAACCGGGAGCAGGCCTCCGACGCGGTGGAGTTGGGCATCGTGTTACGTGAGGCTGGTAACCTGGAAGGCGCCCGGGCGCGCTTCGAGGAGGCGACCACCCACGACCCACAATACGCGCCGGCGTACTACTGGCTCGGCGTTACGCTCTCCGACCTGAGCGACCCTGCCGCCTCCACCGCGGCCCTCTACCGCTACCTCGCCCTCGACGAGACCGGCGAGTACGCCGACGACGCACGGTCCCGCCTAGCCGCCCTGGATCCCTAG
- a CDS encoding citrate synthase (catalyzes the formation of citrate from acetyl-CoA and oxaloacetate), whose product MAAKGGLEGVVATTSSICHIDGEQGLLSYCGYDIHDLAREATFEEVCHLLWHRRLPTRAELGDLRSDLAAARPLPEAMLRLVRTLPPGDAMDALRTLVSALALIDPQADARTGAAVQDPDTAYRTAVRLTAQVGSLVATWGRLAAGGGPVAPDPALDHAANVLLMLNGERPTREAARALDVALILHADHELNASTFAARVTGATLSDVYSTAVAGIGALKGPLHGGANAEVMRMLLDLGEDAPDDVVERTIRGMLAKKQKVPGFGHRVYRTEDPRATHLRQMSETLSRQTETRWFGMSRTIERVMKEVRRIDANVDFYSASTYHMLGIPIGLFTPIFAVSRIAGWTAHVLEQYANNRLIRPRADYTGAKPPQPFVPLGRRV is encoded by the coding sequence ATGGCGGCAAAGGGAGGTCTGGAGGGTGTTGTCGCCACGACGTCGTCGATCTGCCATATCGACGGCGAGCAGGGCCTGCTGTCGTACTGCGGTTACGACATCCACGATCTGGCGCGCGAGGCGACCTTCGAGGAGGTCTGTCATCTTCTCTGGCACCGTCGCCTTCCAACGCGCGCCGAACTGGGGGACCTCCGGTCGGACCTCGCCGCCGCCCGTCCGTTGCCGGAGGCGATGCTCCGTCTCGTGCGGACGTTGCCGCCGGGCGATGCGATGGACGCGCTTCGCACGCTCGTCTCCGCCCTCGCGCTGATCGATCCGCAGGCGGATGCGCGGACCGGCGCCGCGGTGCAGGATCCCGACACCGCGTACCGCACCGCCGTCCGGCTGACCGCCCAGGTGGGCAGCCTGGTCGCCACCTGGGGCCGCCTTGCCGCCGGCGGCGGACCGGTCGCTCCCGACCCTGCGCTCGACCATGCCGCGAACGTCCTGCTGATGCTGAACGGCGAGCGGCCGACGCGCGAAGCCGCGCGGGCGCTGGACGTCGCGCTGATTCTCCACGCCGACCACGAGCTGAATGCCTCGACCTTCGCGGCGCGCGTCACCGGTGCGACGCTGAGCGATGTCTACTCGACCGCGGTCGCCGGAATCGGAGCGCTGAAGGGTCCGTTGCACGGTGGTGCGAACGCCGAGGTGATGCGGATGCTGCTCGATCTGGGCGAAGACGCACCGGACGACGTGGTGGAACGCACCATTCGCGGCATGCTGGCGAAGAAACAGAAGGTGCCCGGTTTCGGCCACCGGGTCTATCGCACCGAGGATCCCCGAGCCACCCATCTTCGGCAGATGTCCGAGACGCTGTCCAGGCAGACGGAGACACGGTGGTTCGGCATGTCCCGGACGATAGAGCGGGTGATGAAGGAAGTGCGCCGGATCGACGCCAACGTCGACTTCTATTCCGCCTCGACGTACCACATGCTGGGCATCCCGATCGGGCTCTTCACGCCGATCTTCGCGGTCAGCCGAATCGCCGGCTGGACGGCGCATGTCCTCGAGCAGTACGCCAACAACCGCCTGATCCGCCCCCGCGCCGACTACACCGGGGCCAAGCCGCCGCAGCCGTTCGTGCCGCTCGGCCGGCGCGTATAA
- the lepB gene encoding signal peptidase I, protein MARRGATRGARRKEPAPGAGRERVRAGREALALEGTPPFRKSTAREYLEAIVIAVILALFVRTWVVQAYTIPTGSMEHNLLVGDYILVNKFVFGPTLAGAEQAMLPKTDVERGDIVVFKFPLDPERDFIKRIIGLPGETLEVRDKRVYIDGVALDEPYLPEHERSLRSGEEAVGGRDNHGPVQIPDGHYFAMGDNRDDSEDSRFWGPLPAGHLKGKAVVIYWSYDAGPPVVIPEPGLGAAVRRAASGAVGFFARTRWDRMLHQVR, encoded by the coding sequence ATGGCGAGACGAGGCGCGACACGCGGCGCAAGGCGGAAGGAGCCGGCTCCCGGCGCGGGCCGCGAGCGCGTTCGCGCGGGCCGTGAAGCGTTGGCTTTGGAGGGGACGCCGCCGTTCCGGAAGTCGACGGCGCGGGAGTACCTCGAGGCGATCGTCATCGCGGTGATTCTGGCCCTCTTCGTCCGCACCTGGGTGGTGCAGGCGTACACCATTCCGACCGGGTCGATGGAACACAACCTGCTGGTGGGGGACTACATCCTCGTGAACAAGTTCGTCTTCGGCCCGACGCTGGCCGGCGCGGAGCAGGCCATGCTGCCGAAGACGGATGTCGAGCGCGGCGACATCGTCGTCTTCAAGTTCCCGCTCGATCCGGAGCGCGACTTCATCAAGCGGATCATCGGTCTCCCGGGGGAAACCCTCGAAGTGCGAGACAAGCGGGTCTACATCGACGGCGTGGCTCTCGACGAGCCGTACCTCCCGGAGCATGAGCGGAGCCTCCGGTCCGGTGAGGAAGCGGTGGGCGGCCGCGACAATCACGGTCCGGTCCAGATTCCGGACGGGCACTACTTTGCCATGGGTGACAACCGCGACGACTCCGAGGACAGCCGGTTCTGGGGGCCGTTGCCGGCCGGTCACCTCAAGGGCAAGGCGGTGGTGATCTACTGGTCGTACGACGCCGGGCCGCCGGTCGTGATCCCGGAGCCGGGCCTCGGCGCCGCGGTCCGGCGCGCCGCGTCGGGAGCGGTCGGCTTCTTCGCGCGCACGCGGTGGGATCGCATGCTTCACCAGGTGCGCTGA